One stretch of Thalassophryne amazonica chromosome 19, fThaAma1.1, whole genome shotgun sequence DNA includes these proteins:
- the LOC117532089 gene encoding synaptosomal-associated protein 23-like has product MLQMADESQQTGVNTIVMLNEQGEQLKRVEDGMDQINQDMRQAEKNLTDLSKCCGLCVCPCDRVSSIENDSRYKRTWGTGGTEEVDKDGKVVSRQPSAIRNGQPGQVNAPPPTGPYIKRITNDAREDEMEENLEAVGGIIGNLRNMALDMGSEIDKHNQHIDRINEKAELNRSRIEEANQRANKLIQ; this is encoded by the exons ATGCTGCAGATGGCAGACGAG AGCCAACAGACTGGCGTCAACACCATTGTGATGTTGAATGAGCAAGGAG AGCAGCTGAAGCGTGTGGAGGATGGCATGGACCAGATCAACCAGGACATGAGACAAGCTGAGAAAAACTTGACTGACCTCTCCAAGTgctgtggcctgtgtgtgtgcccCTGTGACAG GGTGTCGTCCATAGAGAACGACTCGCGGTACAAACGTACCTGGGGCACTGGAGGAACTGAAGAAGTCGACAAGGAtggcaaagttgtctcaaggcagcCCTCTGCCATTCGCAACGGTCAGCCTGGTCAAGTGAATGCCCCGCCGCCCACGGGCCCCTACATCAAAAG GATCACAAATGATGCACGTGAGGATGAGATGGAGGAGAATCTGGAGGCGGTCGGCGGCATTATTGGTAACCTGAGAAATATGGCTCTGGACATGGGCAGCGAGATAGACAAGCACAACCAACACATTGACCGCATCAATGAAAAG GCGGAATTAAACAGATCTCGTATTGAAGAAGCCAACCAAAGAGCCAACAAACTCATCCAGTAG